Part of the Oerskovia paurometabola genome is shown below.
GTCGGGGTCCCCGTGATCGGGTCGGGCACGACGAGCGAGTCCAGGCCGAACACCTCGCGCACCATCTGCGCGTCGACGACGTCGCCCGGTGCCCCCTCGGTGTGCACCTTGCCGTCGCGCATCGCGACGAGGCGGTCGGAGTAGCGGCACGCCATGTCGAGGTCGTGCAGCACCATGACGACCGTGGTCCCGCGCGAGGTGTTGAGGTCGACGAGGAGGTCGAGCACGTCGATCTGGTGGGCGATGTCGAGGAACGTCGTCGGCTCGTCGAGCAGCAGCAGGTCGGTGCGCTGAGCGAGCGCCATGGCGATCCACACGCGCTGCCGCTGCCCGCCCGACAGCTCGTCCACGGACCGCTCGGCGAGGTCGAGCGTCCCGGTCGAGGCGAGCGCGTCGGCCACGGCCTCGTCGTCGTCCGCGGTCCATCGCCGGAACCAGCCCTGGTGGGGGTAGCGGCCGCGACCCACGAGGTCCGCGACGGTGATGCCGTCGGGGGCCACGGGACTCTGCGGCAGCAGGCCGAGCGTGGTCGCGACCTGCTTGGTGGGCAGCGTGCGGATGTTCTCGCCGTCGAGCAGGACGGCCCCGCCCACG
Proteins encoded:
- a CDS encoding ABC transporter ATP-binding protein — encoded protein: MTDHPETSGGARTAGTHTLAADHVSLAYDERLVVEDLSLTIAAGKITSIVGSNGCGKSTLLRGLARLLKPVGGAVLLDGENIRTLPTKQVATTLGLLPQSPVAPDGITVADLVGRGRYPHQGWFRRWTADDDEAVADALASTGTLDLAERSVDELSGGQRQRVWIAMALAQRTDLLLLDEPTTFLDIAHQIDVLDLLVDLNTSRGTTVVMVLHDLDMACRYSDRLVAMRDGKVHTEGAPGDVVDAQMVREVFGLDSLVVPDPITGTPTLVPMGRHHRG